One genomic segment of Oenanthe melanoleuca isolate GR-GAL-2019-014 chromosome 5, OMel1.0, whole genome shotgun sequence includes these proteins:
- the LOC130254083 gene encoding LOW QUALITY PROTEIN: cytosolic phospholipase A2 epsilon-like (The sequence of the model RefSeq protein was modified relative to this genomic sequence to represent the inferred CDS: substituted 1 base at 1 genomic stop codon): MGQDGLPCAPAQIVQCTNSTRGRYCKSFCNSQAFLIQGTGTRNCSTARXAGEALAPVEPSAKVPFPAAAVNVAAISMASTSALPQQHSSRKSSPLENEERKWMMHCVSPSDDAKQEEMTPYSLLTVRIIKLKNAHQADFLSQSDCYVRLWLPTASDEIFHTKTIKNCRNPVWNETFYFRIQRKVKNVLEITVSDDDTIHDDDRAIVLFDVAKIPLGEKVFTAFPLNSERKEELEVEFELETIQGPPETIITNGAIVCREEACLEVHLDSRRQKKHFSENELTFTVRGSFEETQTVSVGCDSHSPLPDPTFFHYPRYKQPSLDVALRKKRRLPTFCACMSCGPRRRSVPLTIPLKSLPSEREVLGEHRKFDLLLKVKKCQEELDVRLGFDLCVQEQEFIHRRKKVAAAALKDILHLEEDLQDDEVPVVAIMTTGGGTRALTAMYAHLLSVQEMNVLDCVSYITGLSGTTWTMSNLYEDPDWSQKDLKETLNDARRHVLKNKFVTCFAPDRLKYYLEELCQRKQEGHQLCFTDLWGLIIETMLHDKEDCHKLTDQQQALTQGQNPLPIYLSLNVKDKISDQDFREWVEFTPYEVGFPKYGAFIRAEDFGSEFFMGRLMKKVPESRICFLEGIWSSVFSLNLMDAWYISVNSEDFWHKWTRDKITDIDDEALFPTRPNELDTRVVSPPDSFSEIFRDVAMLRPAASEIHNFLKGLQINNNYLESKFSKWKDCELDTQPNHLTTATDYLILIDTAFAFATSYPPLMRPERKVDVILHFNYSSGSQTGPLKDASKYFAKQGIPFPTKVPDDQETPHLKECYIVGDKESPETPIVVFFPLVNDTFREYKAPGVKRSPSEMAEGEVDVDNACGPYYINNLSYSEENFDKLVNLSYYNVQNNKDLILQALSTAVERKKQRKKEQALQKPPDGYGMCVPDREGTQHLADCPAPRNVK, encoded by the exons CAGCATTCAAGCAGAAAATCAAGTCCCttggaaaatgaagaaagaaaatggatgaTGCACTGTGTATCCCCAAGTGATGATGCTAAG caggaagAAATGACACCTTACTCCTTGCTTACTGTAAGAATCATAAAGTTGAAAAATGCTCATCAAGCAGATTTTT tAAGCCAGTCTGATTGCTATGTGAGGCTCTGGCTGCCAACAGCTTCAGATGAAATATTCCACACCAAAACCATCAAAAACTGCAGAAATCCTGTGTGGAACGAAACCTTCTACTTCCGGATACAGAGAAAAGTCAAG aaTGTTCTGGAAATTACTGTTTCTGATGATGACACCATTCACGATGATGACCGTGCAATTGTGCTTTTTGATGTAGCTAAAATCCCCCTTGGGGAAAAGGTTTTTACAGCATTCCCACTAAACTCAGAG aggaaggaggagctggaagtTGAGTTTGAATTGGAGACCAT ccaggGTCCTCCTGAAACCATCATCACAAATGGGGCCATAGTg TGTCGTGAAGAAGCCTGTTTGGAAGTTCACTTGgacagcaggagacaaaagaaacatttttcag AGAATGAGCTAACATTTACAGTGAGAGGATCCTTTGAAGAAACCCAGACCGTTTCAGTGGGCTGTGACTCCCACTCCCCTCTCCCAGATCCCACTttcttccactatcccagataCAAGCAACCCtccctggatgtggcactcaggaaGAAGAGGAGGCTTCCCACCTTT TGTGCTTGCATGTCATGTGGACCAAGGAGGAGAAGTGTCCCTTTGACAATCCCTCTGAAATCACTCCCCTCCGAGAGGGAAGTACTTGGTGAG cacagaaaatttgATTTGCTCCTTAAGGTGAAAAAATG CCAGGAAGAGCTGGACGTGCGCCTGGGGTTCGACCTGTGTGTCCAGGAGCAGGAGTTCATCCACAGGAGGAAGaaggtggctgcagctgctttgaaGGACATTCTCCATCTGGAAGAGGACTTGCAGGATGATGAG GTACCTGTGGTGGCAATCATGACAACAGGAGGTGGAACCAGAGCTCTGACAGCCATGTATGCTCACCTCCTCAGTGTGCAGGAAATGAATGTCTTGGACTGTGTCTCATATATCACTGGTTTATCTGGAACAACATG gaCCATGTCAAACTTGTATGAAGATCCTGACTGGTCCCAAAAGGATCTCAAGGAAACCCTCAATGATGCCCGAAGGCATGTGcttaaaaataagtttgttACTTGTTTTGCCCCTGACCGTCTGAAATACTACTTGGAAGAGTTGTGCCAGAGGAAACAGGAAGGACATCAGCTGTGTTTCACAGATCTGTGGGGACTCATCATTGAAACCATGTTACATGACAAG GAGGACTGCCATAAGCTCACAGATCAGCAGCAGGCACTAACTCAGGGTCAAAACCCTCTGCCCATCTACCTCTCTCTCAATGTGAAGGATAAAATCAGCGACCAGGATTTTAGAG aatggGTGGAATTCACCCCTTATGAGGTAGGGTTCCCAAAATATGGTGCCTTCATTCGTGCAGAAGATTTTGGCAGCGAGTTCTTCATGGGTCGCCTGATGAAGAAAGTTCCAGAATCCAGAATCTGCTTTTTGGAAG GGATCTGGAGCAGTGTATTTTCCTTGAATCTCATGGATGCTTGGTATATATCTGTTAATTCAGAAGACTTCTGGCACAAATGGACACGAGACAAAATTACTGACATAG aTGATGAAGCCCTATTCCCTACAAGACCAAATGAGTTGGATACTCGAGTGGTTTCTCCTCCTGACAGCTTTTCAGAGATTTTCCGGGATGTTGCAATGCTACGTCCAGCAGCCTCAGAAATCCATAACTTCCTGAAAGGCCTCCAGATAAACAACAACTACCTAGAGAGCAAGTTTTCCAAGTGGAAAG ACTGTGAGCTGGACACCCAGCCCAACCACCTGACAACAGCAACAGACTACCTCATCCTGATTGATACTGCATTTGCCTTTGCTACCAGTTACCCACCCCTTATGAGACCAGAAAGGAAGGTGGATGTCATTTTGCATTTCAACTACAGCTCAGGTTCACAGACAGGG CCCCTGAAAGATGCCTCGAAATACTTTGCGAAACAGGGAATTCCTTTCCCTACAAAGGTGCCAGATGATCAGGAAACTCCACATCTGAAGGAATGCTACATTGTTGGTGATAAAGAGAGCCCAGAAACACCTATTgtggtattttttcctctagtAAATGACACCTTCAGGGAATACAAAGCACCTG GGGTGAAGCGCAGTCCCTCGGAGATGGCAGAGGGTGAGGTGGATGTTGACAATGCCTGTGGCCCATACTACATAAACAATCTCAGCTACTCAGAGGAAAACTTCGACAAACTGGTGAATCTAAGTTACTACAACGTGCAGAACAACAAAGATTTGATTCTTCAGGCCTTGAGCACGGCTGTGGAGCGGAAAAAGCAGCGTAAGAAAGAGCAAGCACTGCAAAAACCACCCGATGGCTATGGCATGTGTGTGCCTGACAGAGAGGGAACCCAGCACTTGGCTGACTGCCCAGCACCCAGGAATGTGAAATAA